The Arachis hypogaea cultivar Tifrunner chromosome 19, arahy.Tifrunner.gnm2.J5K5, whole genome shotgun sequence genome has a window encoding:
- the LOC112778549 gene encoding uncharacterized protein — MSPFRIIFGKPCHLPVEIQHRAYWVVKNCNLDLKGAGMERKLQLEELECLRLEAYENAQFYKEKAKAFHDQNIRRKNFKIGNEVLVYNSRFRLMPGKLRSRWDGLFRVVDVKPYGVVEVIHPINGVKFKVNGHRVKLYHTQPKNAKELEIFLLGEVSK, encoded by the coding sequence ATGAGCCCCTTTCGTATTATATTTGGGAAGCCTTGTCATCTTCCGGTTGAAATCCAACATAGAGCCTATTGGGTGGTGAAGAATTGCAATCTGGACTTAAAGGGGGCGGGAATGGAACGTAAGCTTCAATTGGAGGAATTAGAATGCCTTAGGTtggaagcatatgagaatgctcagttctacaaggaaaaagctaaggCATTCCATGACCAGAATATTAGGAGGAAGAACTTCAAGATAGGTAATGAAGTGCTTGTGTACAATTCAAGGTTTCGATTAATGCCCGGAAAATTGAGATCTAGATGGGACGGGCTGTTTAGAGTGGTAGATGTCAAGCCTTATGGGGTGGTGGAAGTGATTCACCCTATTAATGGAGTTAAGTTCAAAGTTAATGGTCATAGGGTGAAGCTTTATCACACTCAACCCAAGAATGCCAAGGAATTAGAGATTTTCCTCCTCGGCGAAGTATCTAAATGA